From Salvia miltiorrhiza cultivar Shanhuang (shh) unplaced genomic scaffold, IMPLAD_Smil_shh fragScaff_scaffold_2_2:::fragment_3, whole genome shotgun sequence, one genomic window encodes:
- the LOC131002874 gene encoding uncharacterized protein LOC131002874: protein MIYVGKERPTNIETLPTDLLFEILLRLPADHLYERARLVCRRWYHIIHSHAFINAQMHGAIYGLLLWPLNDNTLPLHLPLYVTADTDGGIHTSELNHTPKLGFPATCNGLVLEMALVMDTKHDCPLRLVNPATKQSFLLPALPRRISYGQLVYGFAYSAASLAYKVIQKYTVCTSPPRLPAADYGLDVLTVGVDESWRHVEVHHLSDHVRSFFFSKAPLTSEGFLHWGRGRHCATMDVETEIITLSEAPYQYKYYYYLSTGRCLSLLVGCGDLSWEVWELKAETGEWRKALPNIELGAERCRIQQFSDRFLEPLGWVKYPQVLAFYFGAYTSGRHCIFYNLDTHQLDSIELPQSYIGGYQAFPHKNNLIWLC from the coding sequence ATGATATACGTTGGAAAAGAGAGGCCAACAAACATAGAGACCCTCCCCACAGACCTACTGTTCGAAATTCTCCTCCGATTGCCGGCCGATCATCTCTACGAGAGAGCGAGGCTCGTGTGCCGGCGGTGGTACCACATTATCCATTCTCATGCCTTCATCAACGCGCAGATGCATGGTGCTATCTATGGACTCCTTTTATGGCCCCTAAATGATAATACTCTGCCACTTCATCTGCCACTTTATGTAACAGCCGACACAGACGGTGGAATCCACACATCTGAGCTAAATCACACCCCCAAATTGGGATTTCCTGCTACCTGCAACGGTTTGGTTCTGGAGATGGCTCTGGTGATGGATACCAAACATGACTGCCCCCTTCGCCTTGTGAATCCTGCAACGAAGCAGTCATTCCTCCTCCCGGCATTACCTAGACGCATATCCTATGGCCAGCTCGTGTATGGTTTTGCATACTCTGCAGCTTCCTTGGCGTATAAAGTGATTCAAAAGTACACTGTTTGCACCTCGCCACCACGCCTACCAGCTGCTGACTACGGTCTTGACGTGCTCACTGTTGGAGTCGATGAATCCTGGAGGCACGTCGAGGTTCACCACCTCTCCGACCATGTCAGGTCATTTTTCTTCAGTAAGGCTCCCTTGACTAGTGAAGGTTTCTTGCATTGGGGAAGGGGGAGACACTGCGCGACGATGGATGTGGAGACGGAGATCATTACACTGAGTGAAGCCCCTTACCAATAcaagtattattattatctgTCAACTGGGAGGTGTCTGTCGCTCCTGGTTGGGTGTGGGGATCTGTCGTGGGAGGTTTGGGAGTTGAAGGCAGAAACGGGCGAGTGGAGGAAGGCGCTGCCCAACATCGAGTTGGGAGCTGAGAGATGCAGGATTCAACAGTTCTCTGATCGATTTCTTGAGCCACTTGGTTGGGTTAAATATCCACAGGTTTTGGCCTTTTATTTTGGCGCCTATACTTCTGGGAGGCATTGCATTTTCTACAATCTTGATACGCATCAACTCGATTCCATAGAGCTACCACAATCCTATATTGGTGGTTATCAAGCTTTTCCGCATAAGAATAATCTGATATGGCTATGTTAA
- the LOC131002875 gene encoding putative F-box protein At3g52320, whose product MVVYKNSRSRPYYLRRCKRVRPTNIESLPSELLSDILVRLPADHLYDRVRLACRRWYHIIHSYDFVDTQIQHSTYGLLLYCICVWGGHHPILITATQGGRIETSEYTYLYRGKLINCCNGLCIEAYCRSGYPYIINPSTKQSFIIPSLPQTPYRLDLFGMVFAPRSMKYKLTSPFWKFKQIHLGILTFGVDNSWRHACCD is encoded by the coding sequence ATGGTCGTGTACAAAAACTCTAGAAGTCGGCCTTATTATTTGAGGAGGTGTAAAAGGGTGAGGCCGACGAACATAGAGTCCCTCCCCAGCGAGCTCTTATCCGACATCCTCGTGCGTCTGCCGGCTGATCATCTCTACGACAGAGTAAGGCTTGCGTGCCGCAGATGGTACCACATTATCCATTCTTATGATTTTGTCGACACACAAATTCAGCATTCTACATATGGACTTCTTCTCTACTGCATCTGTGTGTGGGGCGGCCATCATCCAATTCTCATCACTGCAACGCAAGGCGGCCGAATTGAGACATCTGAGTACACTTACTTATACAGAGGCAAGTTAATAAACTGTTGCAATGGTTTGTGCATAGAGGCATACTGCCGTAGTGGATATCCATACATTATAAATCCCTCAACAAAGCAATCATTCATTATCCCTTCATTGCCTCAAACTCCATATCGTCTTGATCTATTTGGTATGGTATTTGCTCCACGTTCCATGAAGTATAAATTGACTTCACCATTTTGGAAGTTCAAACAGATTCATCTCGGCATACTGACTTTTGGAGTCGATAACTCGTGGAGACATGCATGTTGCGATTGA
- the LOC131002873 gene encoding F-box only protein 8-like has protein sequence MPCTKPVIRKPPPPRRCCTDDSVSDILSRQSMRHIRSRAYYFRRCKKEMPANIECLPKDLLFEILLRLPTDHLYERVRLVCRRWYHIIHSHAFINSQMHGSTYGLLLSPRKAKALPLYVTADADGGIHTSELNHISKWGVLATCNGLVLELDNKRFPRLANPATKQSFLLPPYPKGGMYYPLYYGLACSAASLAYKVIAPSPVYPAPLRQIDHGLVVLTVGVDESWRNVEVHHLPDHVRRCLLPQTPMNSEGFLHWARGRYCATMDVETEIITLSEAPYEYHESKYRYLSTGRCVSLLVVCGDLSWEVWEMKAETGEWRKALPNVDLGAEKCRIQPFGRVLEPLGWVKYPHVLAFYFTAFYGEEWRHCIFYNLDTHQLHSIELPKSYSMHYRAFPHKNNLIWLS, from the exons ATGCCTTGTACGAAACCAGTCATCCGCAAGCCGCCACCTCCGCGCCGCTGCTGCACCGACGACAGCGTTTCCGACATTCTTAGTAGACAATCG ATGAGACACATTAGAAGTCGGGCTTATTATTTCCGGAGGTGTAAAAAGGAGATGCCAGCAAACATAGAGTGCCTCCCCAAAGACCTATTGTTCGAAATCCTCCTCCGTTTGCCGACCGATCATCTCTACGAGAGAGTGAGGCTCGTGTGCCGGCGGTGGTACCACATTATCCATTCTCATGCCTTCATCAACTCGCAGATGCACGGTTCTACCTATGGACTCCTCCTATCACCCAGAAAGGCTAAAGCTCTGCCACTTTATGTAACAGCCGACGCAGACGGCGGAATCCACACATCTGAGCTAAATCACATCTCCAAATGGGGAGTTCTTGCTACCTGCAACGGTTTAGTTCTGGAGTTGGATAACAAACGCTTCCCTCGTCTTGCGAATCCTGCAACGAAGCAGTCATTCCTCCTCCCACCGTATCCTAAAGGGGGTATGTATTACCCGCTCTACTATGGTTTAGCATGCTCTGCAGCTTCCTTAGCGTATAAAGTGATTGCACCATCCCCTGTTTACCCGGCGCCACTCCGACAAATTGACCACGGTCTTGTCGTGCTCACTGTTGGAGTCGATGAATCCTGGAGGAACGTCGAGGTTCACCACCTCCCCGACCATGTCAGGCGATGTCTCCTCCCCCAGACTCCGATGAATAGTGAAGGTTTCTTGCATTGGGCAAGGGGGAGGTACTGTGCGACGATGGATGTGGAGACGGAGATCATTACACTGAGTGAAGCCCCTTATGAGTACCATGAAAGCAAGTATAGATATCTGTCAACTGGGAGGTGTGTGTCGCTCCTGGTTGTGTGTGGGGATCTGTCGTGGGAGGTTTGGGAGATGAAGGCAGAGACGGGCGAGTGGAGGAAGGCGCTGCCCAACGTCGACTTGGGAGCTGAGAAATGCAGGATTCAACCGTTTGGTCGAGTTCTTGAGCCACTTGGTTGGGTTAAATATCCACATGTTTTGGCCTTCTATTTTACCGCCTTTTATGGGGAGGAATGGCGGCATTGCATTTTCTACAATCTTGATACGCATCAACTCCACTCCATAGAGCTACCAAAATCCTATAGTATGCACTATCGTGCTTTTCCGCATAAAAATAATCTGATATGGCTAAGCTAA